Within Pangasianodon hypophthalmus isolate fPanHyp1 chromosome 11, fPanHyp1.pri, whole genome shotgun sequence, the genomic segment GCATTTGCATTTCTTGGGATTTTTTTGTAGCTATATGAATTGTGAAATAGAGGTATATTTCACCCAAAATCCATTAAACCACTGTCATTAAAATTCCACTTATATTACATGAGGTGTCATAATACCTTTATATCGGTGCCGACATatagacaaaaacacaacagcaaactcacacattctgtctctgtctcactctttctgctGCTTTAAGACAGCATTTCCTGGCTGATTTAGTCCTGGTTAAAGAGACACTATTCAGTATAGTGGAGAATACATAATTCAAAAACCTGTTTAAGCTACAGAGAGCTGCGTGACTTCAGGCACATGCCCCCTTGAGAGTTACACAAGCAGGGTTGCCAGTGTCTCACTTTTTACACCACATTGGGAAAGCTTAGAAACTATGTTGTGGGTGGAAAAGTTGATTAAGCTGCGAAAGACTGGTGTGTCTCCTATTTCCAATGCCTGAATTGTTTGGGCATTTTAGGtctttatttgtcttttgaGAAGTAGTTGGGGTGGGAGTAAAGTAATTTTGtgagatctggcaaccctgcacacCAGTGAACGCTTGGCCAGagagctaatgtttaattagccatgtttaattttgttacattcacagcttttgttttgctATATGCTGCTAATGAATGAATCTCACAAACGCTCTCATTAGTAAGTTTAAATTATTGTGAActaatgaaattatttattatgaaaatgttaaaaattaaaatttgtgtATCGTTACTCCCCTACTGATTATACCTCTTGTGTACTCCATTTCCCAGGTGAGGTACAGAGCACAGCAGGGAATGACTCGGCTCGCTGTGGCAAAGATGCTAGCAGTGTGGCTGCTGGCTTTTCTCCTGTACGGCCCAGCCATTATCTTCTGGGAGGATGTAGCTGGTGAGAGCATCGTTCCGGCTGACGAGTGCTTTGCCGAGTTCTACTGCACGTGGTACTTCCTGCTTAGTGCATCTACCTTTGAGTTCTTCTCGCCGTTCATCTCAGTGACCTTCTTCAACCTCAGCATCTACCTCAACATCCAGCGGCGGAACAAGAGCCGCGCAGCTCACCGAGGCACAGAGAAGGAGGACGGCTGGAGGGTGGTGGACGGCGGCGCGTCACCCTCATCCACAGTCTTCTTTGTCAGGACGCGCAAAGTCTCCTCCAGTGAACCGGCGGCTGTTTCAGCGGTGATTGAGGAAGACATGGAGATTTCGCCGTCCTCCAGTGGAGACCCCAGCTGCAGCcactcagtttctctctctctgaagacAGTCAATAAGAAGAAAGGAGCGTGGAGCTGCTGGTTAAAGACACGCATGATCCAGGCACAGGCACCCTCGAGGAATGGGGAGCATTCACGTCTCTCGCGGGACAAGAAGATCGCCAAATCTTTGGCGGTAATAGTTTGTGTTTTCGGTGTGTGCTGGGCTCCGTACACCTTGCTCATGATCATTCGAGCAGCGTGTAGCGGCACGTGTATAGAACATCACTGGTACGAAGTCACATTCTGGCTTCTTTGGCTCAATTCCGCCATCAACCCTTTCCTGTACCCTCTGTGTCACAGCAGCTTCCGCAGGGCTTTCACTAAGATCCTTTGCCCCAAACGGCAATCTGTCAGGCCGCACGAGGACACCCCATCCTGCCAGTGACAGCAGACAAGATTTCACACAGTCTGCGATTGTCAGTGGGGATTACGTGAGAATGTTGAGGCAGCAGCCTGTAAGATGCTCGTGTCTGACAAAATCAATGAGACCGTTGGCATCTTGCTTGTGTGGAGTGAAAAAGTTTCTCATTTCCCATagagaaaacattttcattttggatTGCCTGTTTTCGTTTTTCAGAAATCCACATTGTCCTTGAAACCCTGTTACCTGGTGAAACTTTCTGAACGTTGGAAAGGAATAATGTTAAAAGTAATGCATGAGCATGTACAGTTCATTCCATCATCCTCTTGATTATCTTCCGTAACAAAGATGTGCATTCAGCTAGACAGAGCTTAGAGTGTAATAATGTGAAGGAAGccagagaaaaataaatcagttttctGGAGACTTTCTCTGCATCCCTTTGCAGCACTCTGAATGTAGTCTGGTGTTGTTTTTGAATGTGAGACAAACTGGTGTTAGTTTTGTCATTGCTAAGGAATGTGACGTGTTTTCACAGGTTTGATTTATAATTTGGAAGGACAGCAGAACTTGAGCAAATGTTCTGttgttttaatgtcattttaacaaataatgACAAATGGATTCCCAATTCAAGTGTGTATGGATGTCTGGACTCACATATGGTGTGTGATTGTATTGTTGGCACTTAAATAATGAATTGTGACAAgggtgatttttaaaataatccttGTACATAGTTATATTTCCTCTGCTTCTCAACTGATTTGTTGTTTCCGTAAATAAACTTGACATTTGTGAAAACTTTAAAATACTATGCAGTAACAAATGCACTCCAGGTGTGTCAGTTATAAGCAGTTAGTTCTAATATCTAGTTATTGTTAGTACTTCCTGAAACAATAACTAGACCTTTATCACTAAGAGAGTAATACAGTGAACCACAACATTCCACTCAGCACTTCAGTAAGTAAAAGCTATTTTTCCAGACAAGCTCGAGAGCACTCCTGTTTTAACAGCTCAATTTCAAGCACAAGTTAATTAAACATCAATCAGTAGCATCCTCTGCAAACCTAAGGTCTGTTAACCAGCCATTTCTACATCACTGCTGTGTTAAAGAAAGCAAAGTAAGCTGAATGAGGTAAAAAGGCAAAGACAGATAGCAGTGGTCTGAAAGGTATGAAACGTTTTCCTGGATGTAACACGCATTTTGGTTGGTTAATACCTCTGTggaatatttgttttttctgaaaagaaaaagcctggttatattatatttggatatttttatatatgagAAAACTGTAATACAAAAATCAGTATTCAAATGCTTTAATGAGATTCCCCCACAGGCAGTGGAGAAAATATATGGGCCAATATCTGTGGCTCTGTCATTAATTGCACTCACAACATGGCATAAAACTCGGTGAAGTATAGTGGTATTGGAAATATCTTTTATATGGAGAATAATAACTAGGCCAGATTTCTGAGTAGTTTCTTGTGTGTAGAGTCTTGATGAAATAGGAAAGCAGGTCAAAAATCCTCAAAACCTTCACCAAGATGATTATCACAGCCACAGCACTGTGTTAAGAGCAGTGCTATAATCTGTGatcgctcttttttttttcctcaaaagcaCTTTTCCATTTTGACCTACTACCAATAATCTATCCTCATAACATAGCTAGTGCACGTCTTCACAGCCACCATTAATATTCTCCTGTTAGTTTGTGGGTGAAGACAAAACAGTAGGAGACTCATTAAAGTGCTGGGAGCAGGGTAGTGTCAACACGCTTCCACTTTAGACTCCGCTGCAATTTAAAACGTGGCAGAACGATCCAGGGCCCAAGGGCAAAGCCGATGAGGAAGGCAGGCACAAACTCATTTAAGAGTGTTATCTCAGCCACGCTGAGAGCTTAATGCACAGCAGTACACGCTCATACACACCTCGTGCCCCACACAGCTGCTGATAATGCTCTTATCGATCACTGGTTTATAGTTTACAAGGAACCTGAGCATGAGATTAATCCATTACCAATTAATCCTTAGACCTCTTCAGAGATGAGTTGTTTTGGTTGGTGGACTTTTATTAACGTATATATTTAAACTAGGGATGCAGCAATAGCAGTTTATTTTATAACGTGTACAAGTTCATGTTTTTTGATACTCCTTGATAATGAACTGAGTGCTTTCACAATCACAGGAGTATTACACAATCAGGGGAGCAccaagaaacattttattttgctctgtgTTGATTGCGGCCatgtgctgctagcaatgaacacctcgtgctgagttttatgtttgcGATGTTctggtgtttaaacagtatctttaatagcGAGCACGAGGACAGCGGACCTGAGCACACTGAGTAGCATCAGTGAGCATAGTCATTAAAAATAAGCGCCGTAAAATGTATCTTAATAAGGAAAGGAAGCGCCTGGGGCGGCTCAGTGTTCACAGAAGTGATGTGCACTCTGGCAGGTGCAACACTTTTCTGCACACTTGCTCACTGCTCCTCTGTCCAATACCTTCATGAGCACAGTTCACAGCACACTGTTCTCATGTTTGATGCTTGCTGATACTGCACTGCAGGCTCACATCTTCCGCCTTGTGCTCTCTATTAAAGGTATTTTTGTCGTCTGTTTATTAGGGATATAACCTATATCACGTTTACATCACGTAGTGTCACCTGGTACTGGAGCATCAATATGATGCATCCTATCCAAAATCCGTTCCTGGCTTTTAAATGTTCACGTCTAGTAAACAAAACATCTATGAGAAACTTTGAACACTGTTTCAGAACCGAATGCACAAACAGACTAAACAATAATTAGCACTAGCATGTCAGTGACCCTACAGGGCACTGAGGCTGGAGAAAAGAGCGTGTGGAAATAGTGATGTGTTGGTGCTATTGCGTtctgtctgcacacacactagATGAAAGCGGGCGGTGGGTGAGTACAGCCCTGGCAGTTGGTCAGTGGGTGTATGTTGCACATTTGCAATGATGTGACAAAAGCAAGACAATAAATGAGCCCCACTGCACTGAATGCTGCTGCCACCACAGCCGTTTTTCAGGCTTcttcaaaaacattttggactTGCTTTGAACAAGAATAGAGGAGGAAAAAACAAGCTAGAAAACACAGCTGTGCATTTTAAAACAGAACCTGAGGAGATGTTCCAGgcacagaatcagaatcagaatcacgtCTCATTCAGACGCTGAATGACTTGGAAAGACGAACACTGCAAACTGATTATAATGACGGGAAATAGATGCTGCAACATGCATGATGCAACTGACGACGTTCAGCTCCACTGAAACTCAGAGATCTGTACCTGCCAAGGTATTCCAAAAGGAAAGCCAGGCGCTGAGCGTCGGCTGGCAGCTGGTCAGAGcgtatgaacagcattcgaatgGTTGTGAAGAACAGCACATGGAAAATGCATGGTTCCACCAGAAGAAACAAGGAATTGTGTGCAAGACAAGTGTGAGAGGAACGTGATGGAGCTGTAATGAGTCTGATTTGGCAGGAAGACGACTAGAGAGGAGGCAAAATGGTCAAGTTCAATAACAAAACAGTgtagagagacaggagagagattttttaaaagaagagaGACATCCTTAAGTCGAAGCATGTGCCACTGCAAGAATTTTCAGTTGATAACAGATTAGGGTCTGATGTGTTAAAAGTGCCAAAAGAAATCATTGCTGCAGTCTTGAGGAGCTTTGCTAAACTGGTGAGATAAGAGGATGATATTCAACTCATGAACAGGCAATCAGTTTCCATCGTCTAaacaagcacatacacatacacacacaaatacaagtTAAGAGCCATCTATGACGTGTTTATCCTGAGAGAAGCACTGTGGATTAACCTTCATAAATACCCAAACTACCTTTGTCAGTCTGTGCTACTGATaacttttaatgaatttttctAAATATCTTCACAGCCTGCTGCGTACCATTTGAAGGGACactgtttatataaataaaaaaattgtttgctgTTTGTAGGAGATAAAGTCTGTCTTACTATTGGAAGGCAAAA encodes:
- the LOC113532271 gene encoding histamine H3 receptor, translating into MLTCFSGHSNSSAEHAGIGGATVLLAALMMSLVVVVVVGNALVIFAFVVDKSLRNQSNYFFLNLAISDFLVGAFCIPVYMPYILTGRWMLGRGLCKLWLVMDYLLCTASVFNIVLISYDRFLSVTRAVRYRAQQGMTRLAVAKMLAVWLLAFLLYGPAIIFWEDVAGESIVPADECFAEFYCTWYFLLSASTFEFFSPFISVTFFNLSIYLNIQRRNKSRAAHRGTEKEDGWRVVDGGASPSSTVFFVRTRKVSSSEPAAVSAVIEEDMEISPSSSGDPSCSHSVSLSLKTVNKKKGAWSCWLKTRMIQAQAPSRNGEHSRLSRDKKIAKSLAVIVCVFGVCWAPYTLLMIIRAACSGTCIEHHWYEVTFWLLWLNSAINPFLYPLCHSSFRRAFTKILCPKRQSVRPHEDTPSCQ